In Caproiciproducens sp. NJN-50, the following are encoded in one genomic region:
- a CDS encoding YkvI family membrane protein: MSEKKSLLVDKSRMPLAVGIAFVAFTTQFGGGFASGAQIYSYFINYGIWCLFLPVFTQFLYALFFWYGMRYAYRNRLYDYRSFSDHFYGRYRAVFSNLFELTYLIMIATASAAAFATGGSTLNTLFQIPYWLCTLLVGAFIFLIALYGTDMVRRVASTLSVLIIAGLVAVLVPNIIAQWGEITASASKMAGGSMCVASGESGSFGAALWSAFLYFLFQLPSVSVMYQHMEPLTSEKQVNHAAVYIFITNTLAMMLTIVGLLAVAFAADLATASVPMLVLVQNGVGTGVLTPVIAALMILGSVSTGVNMVSGIVTRCVNAVERRIGEPEKRKSGHRLRNVGFSLLFTAVAFVIAQFGLMAVVKKGYAYLGYAALVSVFLPFVVRFLADGKKRRRTAE; encoded by the coding sequence ATGAGTGAGAAGAAATCCCTGCTGGTCGACAAAAGCAGGATGCCGCTGGCGGTCGGAATCGCTTTTGTGGCGTTCACCACCCAGTTCGGCGGAGGATTCGCCTCCGGCGCGCAAATTTATTCCTACTTTATCAACTACGGCATCTGGTGCCTGTTCCTGCCGGTTTTCACCCAGTTCCTGTACGCCCTGTTTTTCTGGTACGGCATGCGCTACGCCTACCGCAACAGGCTGTACGATTACCGCAGCTTTTCCGACCATTTCTACGGCAGGTACCGCGCGGTGTTTTCCAACCTGTTTGAGCTGACCTATCTCATCATGATCGCCACCGCGTCCGCGGCGGCTTTTGCAACCGGCGGCTCCACCCTGAACACGCTGTTTCAGATTCCGTATTGGCTTTGCACGCTCCTTGTGGGCGCCTTCATTTTTCTCATCGCTCTGTACGGCACCGATATGGTGCGCCGGGTCGCCTCCACTCTGTCCGTGCTGATCATCGCGGGCCTTGTTGCGGTGCTGGTGCCGAATATCATCGCCCAGTGGGGAGAGATCACGGCATCCGCCTCGAAGATGGCCGGAGGCTCCATGTGCGTCGCCTCCGGGGAGAGCGGCTCGTTCGGCGCCGCTTTGTGGAGCGCGTTCCTGTACTTCCTGTTCCAGCTTCCCTCCGTGTCCGTCATGTATCAGCACATGGAGCCGCTGACCAGCGAAAAGCAGGTGAATCATGCCGCCGTCTACATATTCATCACGAATACCCTGGCCATGATGCTGACCATTGTCGGCCTGCTGGCCGTGGCATTTGCGGCCGACCTGGCCACCGCTTCCGTCCCCATGCTGGTACTGGTTCAGAACGGCGTGGGCACCGGAGTGCTGACGCCGGTCATCGCGGCCCTCATGATCCTGGGCTCCGTTTCGACCGGCGTGAATATGGTATCCGGGATCGTCACCCGCTGCGTCAACGCCGTGGAGCGCCGGATCGGGGAGCCGGAAAAGCGGAAGTCCGGACACCGCCTGAGGAACGTCGGATTTTCCCTGCTGTTTACCGCGGTGGCGTTTGTCATCGCCCAGTTCGGCCTGATGGCGGTCGTAAAAAAAGGCTACGCCTACCTCGGCTATGCCGCCCTGGTCTCCG
- a CDS encoding FAD-binding oxidoreductase encodes MPYPYRKLDAAGIEAIKSLTSPERVKAGPDILPEYCHDEMPEYGVFPPDLYVEAENTGEVSAVMRYGYDHNIPVVVRGAGTGLAGGSTCKYGGIMLSLMRMNRIFPVDRKNQTITCGPGALLLDVQAAAAAEGLFYPPDPGEKTATIGGNVITNAGGMKAVRYGLTRDFVRCMEAVLPDGSIVNFSSNVVKNTTGYDVKDLVIGSEGTLCILTQVTLKLLPAPKCTCTLVMPFPDLEACADMVPKVLDLPFTPTAIEFVERELLEIVERTLNKPFPVPGGGAVLIVMYDASSPGELEAACDAACDAALESGALDCMIADTPERIASVWEVRGAILEGMKADSVSQEECDVVVPRSAIAEYVKAAKRIALSHGIRVEPCGHAGDGNIHTEMLRDSGMSDEEWKTATHASLTELYDLSKRLGGQLSGEHGIGNGRLEFLEPFLGGRMIRLYKSIKLAFDERLVLNPGKIVEYHA; translated from the coding sequence ATGCCTTACCCCTATCGGAAGCTGGATGCCGCGGGCATCGAAGCGATCAAGTCCCTCACTTCCCCCGAACGGGTGAAAGCGGGCCCCGACATTCTGCCCGAATACTGTCATGATGAAATGCCGGAATATGGAGTTTTTCCGCCCGACCTCTATGTGGAGGCCGAGAATACAGGGGAAGTATCCGCCGTGATGAGATACGGGTACGACCACAATATCCCGGTGGTGGTGCGAGGCGCCGGCACCGGATTGGCCGGGGGCTCCACCTGCAAATACGGCGGCATCATGCTGTCCCTGATGCGGATGAACCGCATTTTTCCGGTGGACCGGAAAAACCAGACCATCACATGCGGGCCGGGCGCGCTGCTGCTGGACGTTCAGGCGGCAGCGGCGGCGGAGGGCCTGTTCTATCCGCCGGACCCGGGGGAGAAAACGGCGACCATCGGCGGCAACGTCATCACGAACGCGGGCGGTATGAAAGCGGTGAGGTATGGCCTGACGCGCGATTTTGTCCGCTGCATGGAAGCAGTGCTGCCGGACGGCTCCATCGTCAACTTTTCCTCCAATGTGGTGAAGAATACCACCGGTTACGATGTGAAAGATCTGGTGATCGGCTCCGAGGGCACGCTGTGCATCCTGACGCAGGTCACGCTCAAGCTACTGCCCGCTCCGAAGTGCACCTGCACGCTCGTCATGCCCTTCCCGGACCTGGAGGCTTGCGCCGACATGGTGCCGAAGGTGCTCGACCTGCCGTTCACGCCGACCGCCATCGAGTTTGTGGAGCGGGAACTGCTGGAAATCGTGGAGCGCACGCTCAACAAGCCCTTCCCGGTTCCCGGGGGCGGGGCCGTGCTGATCGTCATGTACGACGCCTCCAGCCCCGGGGAACTGGAGGCCGCCTGCGACGCGGCGTGTGACGCGGCGCTGGAAAGCGGCGCGCTGGACTGCATGATCGCGGATACCCCGGAGCGGATCGCCTCGGTCTGGGAAGTCAGGGGCGCGATTCTGGAGGGGATGAAGGCGGATTCGGTGTCGCAGGAGGAGTGCGACGTGGTCGTGCCCCGCAGCGCCATTGCCGAGTACGTCAAGGCGGCGAAGAGAATCGCACTTTCCCATGGAATCCGGGTGGAGCCCTGCGGCCACGCCGGAGACGGCAACATCCACACGGAGATGCTCCGGGACTCCGGCATGAGCGACGAGGAGTGGAAAACGGCGACCCACGCCAGCCTGACGGAGCTGTACGATCTGTCGAAGCGGCTGGGCGGGCAGCTTTCCGGCGAGCACGGCATCGGCAACGGCCGTCTGGAATTTTTGGAACCCTTTCTCGGCGGCCGCATGATCCGGCTTTACAAATCCATCAAGCTGGCGTTCGATGAGAGGCTGGTCCTGAATCCCGGCAAGATCGTGGAATACCACGCCTGA
- a CDS encoding electron transfer flavoprotein subunit alpha, with the protein MTAIHFNAAACDLCGQCIEKCPFDALSMEENGPRVNEKCRMCGVCVKVCPSRAIAFEQKPRKDTAGKSRWKGILIYAEQENGELHPVTYELIGEARRLAAKVGYEVSALLVGGDGTEKNAEKLLPYGIKEAFVYEHPGFAGFKADCYADAAADCISQLRPSVVLIGATELGRSLAPRLSVRFHTGLTADCTKLDIRLNTDLVQVRPAFGGNIMAQILIADARPQFATVRYRVMDKAGKVDHPDGKVTPMPVSDAMARSGIEVLEVIPLIRKKSIEEEDILVVAGRGAKNGDGVALVRRLAQTLGGQLCFTRPMVENGFGDTAHQIGLSGRTVRPKLIVTCGVSGAIQFAAGMNGSECVVAINSDPNALIFNIANYCIVDNLFDAVPALLKQLAAAGKEAE; encoded by the coding sequence ATGACGGCGATCCATTTTAACGCCGCGGCCTGCGACCTGTGCGGACAGTGTATTGAAAAATGCCCATTCGACGCGCTGAGCATGGAGGAAAACGGTCCGCGGGTAAACGAAAAATGCCGGATGTGCGGCGTCTGCGTCAAAGTCTGTCCCAGCCGCGCGATCGCATTCGAGCAAAAACCGCGGAAGGATACCGCCGGGAAAAGCAGATGGAAGGGCATTCTGATTTACGCGGAGCAGGAGAATGGGGAGCTTCATCCGGTCACCTATGAGCTGATCGGCGAGGCCCGCCGCCTGGCCGCCAAAGTAGGGTATGAGGTCTCCGCCTTGCTGGTCGGCGGGGATGGGACGGAAAAAAACGCGGAAAAACTGCTTCCCTATGGAATTAAAGAGGCTTTTGTCTACGAACACCCCGGCTTTGCCGGATTCAAGGCGGACTGCTATGCGGATGCGGCGGCGGACTGCATCTCGCAGCTGCGTCCCTCCGTGGTGCTGATCGGCGCCACGGAGCTCGGCCGTTCGCTGGCGCCGCGGCTGTCCGTTCGGTTCCACACCGGTCTGACTGCCGACTGCACGAAGCTGGATATCCGGCTCAACACGGACCTTGTCCAGGTCCGGCCCGCCTTCGGCGGCAACATTATGGCGCAGATCCTGATCGCGGACGCCCGGCCGCAATTCGCCACGGTCCGCTACCGGGTGATGGACAAAGCCGGAAAAGTGGACCATCCGGACGGAAAAGTGACCCCGATGCCGGTGAGCGACGCGATGGCGCGCTCCGGGATCGAAGTGCTGGAGGTCATCCCTTTGATCCGGAAAAAATCCATCGAGGAAGAGGATATTCTGGTGGTCGCGGGCCGCGGCGCGAAAAACGGGGACGGCGTGGCGCTCGTGCGCCGTCTGGCGCAGACCCTGGGCGGCCAGCTCTGCTTCACCCGCCCGATGGTGGAAAACGGCTTTGGCGACACCGCCCATCAGATCGGTCTTTCGGGCCGGACGGTCCGCCCGAAGCTGATCGTCACGTGCGGCGTTTCCGGCGCCATCCAGTTTGCCGCCGGCATGAACGGCAGCGAGTGCGTCGTGGCGATCAATTCCGACCCCAACGCGCTGATTTTCAACATCGCAAATTACTGCATCGTCGACAACCTGTTTGACGCGGTTCCGGCGCTGCTGAAGCAGCTTGCCGCCGCGGGAAAGGAGGCGGAGTAA
- a CDS encoding oxidoreductase: MTGPYSKLFEPITIGKLTLKNRFSMAPLGMVSMSDSQGGFTQNAQEYYVERARGGTGLIVTGVTNVNYDEMEPLALPCASHNPLWFMKTTAPMNERIHAYDSRIFLQLTGGFGRVAIPHLMKNAIAPSPQENRWDPSIMHREMSREEIQELIKSFVTCAVVAKQSHFDGVEIHAVHEGYLLDQFAIALYNKRSDEYGGDLRGRLKVATDVVKGIKAACGDDFTVSLRYSLKSFVKGIRHGALPGEKFVEQGKDIQEGVEAAKILVEAGYDILNVDAGTYDSWYWNHPPMYFEKGMYREFGKILKKEVNVPIILAGRMDDPKMACEALGVCCDIIGLGRPLLADPELPLKIRTGRTDEIRPCISCQLGCLARLAQGLPLSCAVNPACGREKETALTPALCKKNVLIIGGGLAGMEAARVCALRGHKVTLLEKGPRLGGNVLPGSVPDFKEDDRHLIEWYETELGKLPVKIKLNCAADRETVERFNADAVIIAMGSTPVRLDFGNKNRIFTAEEILLCPEKAGSDIVVVGGGLVGCETGLWLRRMGNKNVTIVEAAPEILGGGADMCFANYDMLKDLLAFEKISVFCSSEVTGVENSSVTVRSAEGEKKIKADTVMLAVGYRPETVLYNELRGCAKEIYNVGDSRHVQNIMHAIWDAFQVAREL; encoded by the coding sequence ATGACCGGACCGTATTCAAAGCTCTTTGAACCCATCACGATCGGCAAGCTGACCCTTAAAAACAGGTTTTCCATGGCTCCCCTCGGCATGGTTTCCATGTCGGATTCCCAGGGAGGCTTCACTCAAAACGCCCAGGAATATTATGTCGAACGCGCAAGGGGCGGCACGGGACTGATCGTCACCGGCGTCACCAACGTGAATTATGATGAAATGGAACCGCTGGCGCTGCCCTGTGCCTCCCACAACCCGCTGTGGTTCATGAAAACCACAGCGCCCATGAACGAGCGCATCCACGCCTACGATTCCCGCATCTTTCTCCAGCTCACCGGCGGATTCGGCCGTGTGGCAATCCCCCACCTCATGAAAAACGCCATCGCCCCCTCCCCGCAGGAAAACCGGTGGGACCCTTCCATCATGCACCGAGAGATGAGCCGCGAGGAAATTCAGGAACTCATCAAATCCTTCGTCACCTGCGCCGTGGTGGCAAAGCAAAGCCATTTCGACGGAGTGGAGATCCACGCCGTGCATGAAGGCTATCTGCTCGACCAGTTTGCCATCGCGCTCTACAACAAGCGCTCCGACGAATACGGCGGAGACCTGCGCGGACGCCTGAAAGTGGCGACCGACGTGGTGAAGGGCATCAAGGCCGCCTGCGGAGACGATTTCACCGTTTCTCTCCGCTACAGCCTCAAGAGCTTTGTCAAGGGCATCCGTCACGGCGCACTGCCCGGAGAAAAATTCGTTGAACAGGGTAAAGACATCCAGGAGGGCGTGGAAGCCGCCAAAATTCTTGTGGAGGCGGGTTACGATATCCTCAACGTGGATGCCGGCACCTATGACTCCTGGTACTGGAATCATCCGCCGATGTATTTTGAAAAGGGAATGTACCGGGAATTCGGAAAAATCCTGAAAAAGGAAGTCAATGTGCCCATCATTTTGGCGGGGCGTATGGACGACCCGAAAATGGCCTGTGAAGCGCTGGGCGTCTGCTGTGACATCATCGGCCTGGGCCGCCCGCTGCTGGCCGACCCGGAGCTGCCCCTGAAAATCCGGACCGGACGGACGGACGAGATCCGGCCGTGCATCTCCTGCCAGCTGGGCTGCCTTGCCCGCCTGGCGCAGGGGCTTCCGCTGTCCTGCGCCGTCAACCCCGCCTGCGGCCGAGAGAAGGAAACGGCGCTGACGCCGGCGCTGTGCAAAAAGAACGTTTTGATTATCGGCGGCGGGCTCGCCGGCATGGAAGCGGCCCGAGTCTGCGCCCTGCGCGGCCACAAAGTGACGCTGCTTGAAAAAGGCCCAAGACTGGGCGGCAACGTGCTGCCCGGCAGCGTGCCGGATTTCAAGGAGGATGACCGCCATTTGATCGAATGGTACGAAACCGAGCTCGGAAAGCTGCCCGTGAAAATAAAACTGAACTGTGCCGCCGACAGGGAAACGGTCGAGCGCTTCAATGCCGACGCCGTCATCATCGCCATGGGCTCCACTCCCGTCCGGCTTGATTTTGGAAACAAGAACCGGATTTTCACAGCCGAAGAGATTCTTCTCTGCCCGGAAAAGGCCGGCAGCGATATCGTGGTTGTCGGCGGCGGGCTGGTAGGCTGCGAGACGGGTCTTTGGCTGAGGCGCATGGGCAACAAAAACGTCACCATCGTCGAGGCGGCACCGGAAATTCTGGGCGGTGGAGCCGACATGTGTTTCGCCAACTACGATATGCTGAAGGACCTGCTTGCCTTTGAAAAGATTTCGGTGTTTTGCTCCTCTGAAGTGACCGGTGTGGAAAACTCTTCCGTCACGGTGCGGTCAGCGGAGGGCGAAAAAAAGATCAAGGCGGATACGGTGATGCTGGCCGTCGGCTATCGGCCCGAGACGGTTCTGTACAACGAGCTGCGCGGCTGTGCGAAGGAAATTTACAACGTGGGCGATTCCCGGCACGTGCAGAACATCATGCACGCCATCTGGGACGCGTTTCAGGTCGCGCGGGAACTGTAA